Proteins from a genomic interval of Flammeovirgaceae bacterium SG7u.111:
- the rsfS gene encoding ribosome silencing factor, giving the protein MIKGKRKQESSRNLSHAIIKGMEEKKAIDITILDLRPFQNAIADFFIICSGNSDTQVEAIMDGIEAEVYKTFNQYPWKTEGTGSREWILVDYVDVVAHVFLKEKRQRYGLEELWGDAIVESID; this is encoded by the coding sequence ATGATCAAAGGAAAGCGAAAGCAAGAATCATCAAGGAATTTAAGTCATGCCATTATCAAAGGCATGGAAGAGAAAAAGGCAATCGATATTACTATATTAGACCTACGACCTTTTCAAAATGCCATTGCTGATTTTTTTATTATCTGCTCGGGAAACTCAGACACCCAAGTGGAAGCTATTATGGACGGGATAGAAGCAGAAGTTTACAAGACCTTTAATCAGTACCCGTGGAAAACAGAAGGTACTGGCAGCAGAGAATGGATTTTGGTCGACTATGTAGATGTAGTCGCCCATGTTTTCCTCAAAGAAAAACGGCAGCGATATGGACTAGAGGAGCTCTGGGGTGATGCAATAGTTGAAAGCATCGATTAA
- a CDS encoding biotin--[acetyl-CoA-carboxylase] ligase, producing MYKISANTLFTGKKCVYLPTCHSTNDIATRILSNDDTIEGTVVVTPFQTKGRGQRGNSWETEADQNLTFSVILKPGFLMAAAQFQLNMAVSLGIFDFLFSFLSRGVKIKWPNDIYVGDKKIAGILFENYLKKNKIDNSIVGIGININQSEFETPNAISLSKVTGKKYKLRETIELVLEKIEARYLQLKAGTLDKMKHDYLQELYWYQEWRSFEDMRTGQAEPFEGQILGVDKWGKLAIETKKSGVVYFDFKQVVFVK from the coding sequence TTGTATAAAATATCTGCCAATACTCTTTTCACGGGTAAAAAATGTGTTTACCTGCCAACTTGTCATTCTACCAATGACATTGCGACAAGAATACTCTCCAATGATGACACAATAGAGGGTACGGTCGTGGTGACTCCTTTCCAAACAAAAGGAAGGGGACAAAGGGGCAATTCATGGGAAACAGAGGCTGACCAGAACCTTACATTTTCCGTCATACTGAAGCCAGGTTTTTTGATGGCAGCGGCACAGTTCCAGCTTAATATGGCTGTTTCGCTTGGTATTTTCGATTTCCTTTTTTCTTTTTTGTCAAGAGGGGTAAAAATAAAATGGCCAAACGATATTTATGTTGGCGATAAAAAAATAGCAGGTATCCTTTTCGAGAATTATTTGAAAAAAAATAAGATTGACAATTCCATTGTAGGGATTGGGATAAATATCAACCAATCGGAGTTTGAGACACCCAATGCTATTTCTCTGAGTAAAGTAACGGGTAAAAAGTACAAACTGAGAGAAACTATAGAATTGGTTTTAGAAAAAATTGAAGCTCGCTATTTGCAATTGAAAGCGGGTACGCTAGATAAAATGAAACACGATTACCTCCAAGAGCTCTATTGGTACCAAGAGTGGCGGTCTTTTGAAGATATGAGGACTGGGCAAGCAGAACCATTTGAGGGGCAAATATTGGGAGTGGATAAGTGGGGTAAGCTGGCTATTGAAACCAAGAAATCTGGAGTGGTGTATTTTGATTTCAAACAAGTTGTATTTGTAAAATAA
- a CDS encoding response regulator transcription factor — MNDIRIVLADDHKLLRNGIKMVLNAHEHITVCGEAVDGLDLLDLVEKEKPDLAMVDISMPKMNGINAIEQLNKQYDDMKFIVLSMHEEPEYIIKSIKAGASAYLLKTIDAEELVKAVETVARGEKYLTPFVSEVLIKNLSGDKKQNFEALTAREQEVLELVAKGLSTKLIAENLFISSRTVETHRVNVMKKLKARNSAEMVKRALELKLIN, encoded by the coding sequence ATGAACGACATCAGAATAGTATTGGCAGACGACCATAAACTGCTTAGAAATGGAATAAAAATGGTATTGAATGCGCACGAGCACATCACCGTATGTGGCGAGGCAGTCGATGGACTTGATCTGCTCGATTTGGTTGAGAAGGAAAAGCCCGACCTAGCCATGGTAGATATAAGTATGCCAAAAATGAATGGTATAAATGCAATAGAACAATTGAACAAGCAGTATGATGATATGAAATTCATCGTGCTCTCAATGCACGAAGAACCTGAGTACATTATTAAAAGTATAAAAGCTGGGGCAAGTGCTTATTTGCTCAAAACTATAGATGCTGAAGAGCTTGTAAAAGCAGTGGAAACTGTAGCTCGAGGGGAAAAATACCTAACCCCTTTTGTCTCGGAAGTCTTGATAAAAAACCTTTCTGGAGATAAAAAACAAAACTTTGAAGCCCTCACCGCACGTGAGCAGGAAGTACTGGAACTTGTGGCAAAAGGGCTGAGCACAAAGCTTATTGCCGAAAATTTATTTATCAGCTCTAGGACAGTTGAAACCCATAGGGTAAATGTGATGAAAAAACTGAAGGCCCGAAATTCAGCCGAAATGGTTAAAAGAGCTCTTGAGCTGAAACTCATCAATTAG
- a CDS encoding histidine kinase, translating to MKIFYKIFMSFFSVSIFTLLVTYFIFYTAFEEALLNRSYDQLSSINVLKKDHLLEFFQGYQNQFDFFLNKHNGEKSWDIDQLDETLKHSKENLAFEDYAILDSSLAIAHHLPQSQLSQLIVDQPNRFKSLLDSAKNGYYISDLLTPRNSLALLAICPLKSNEQHNYFAIFQLPEEGVEKILYQHTGMGESGESYIAGEDLMIRTKSRFSPKDSSLNFSVNKEAIELIEPAGRQRIILDYRGIEVLSANSKIELGGLKWTILTEIDLEEAMQPINTIRANVFGTSMLVFILVILVTLYLSNRLTEPIINVQNVVKKFAMGEFKAKVRHNSPEPSDEISDMMVSINSLGEKLTKLARVADEIGNGNFDIKFTPLGENDILGLAILQMRNKLKFSKEMEATATRKQQLAFVNGQENERKRVARELHDGISQMVSAARFNVSAIRSDVELRDGAKDILDDTIKEIKRISHNLMPRLLEDFGLKAALKQLCQESKTQGDFQIYFEFDSQLKKLPLSREIALCLFRIAQEGLNNIVKYAEAYTVWLMLKLKEDKVVLLLKDDGIGFLPDDEIKENPHHNGLKNIITRTSLVNGNFHIDAEQDGGTEIKVEIPLQIKADKA from the coding sequence ATGAAGATTTTCTATAAAATATTTATGTCCTTTTTTAGCGTAAGCATTTTTACGCTATTAGTGACCTATTTTATTTTTTATACAGCATTCGAAGAAGCACTGCTAAACCGGTCTTATGATCAACTTTCTTCTATTAATGTGCTTAAAAAGGATCACCTTTTAGAGTTTTTCCAAGGCTACCAAAACCAGTTTGATTTTTTTTTAAACAAGCACAATGGGGAAAAGAGTTGGGATATTGATCAATTAGACGAAACTCTTAAGCATTCTAAAGAAAACCTGGCTTTTGAAGATTATGCTATTTTAGACTCTAGTTTAGCAATAGCCCATCATCTCCCACAAAGCCAATTATCTCAATTAATAGTTGATCAGCCAAACAGGTTCAAAAGCTTGTTGGACTCTGCTAAAAACGGCTATTATATCAGCGATTTACTAACACCTCGCAACTCACTAGCGTTGCTTGCCATTTGCCCACTCAAAAGCAATGAACAACATAACTACTTTGCCATTTTCCAGTTGCCAGAAGAAGGCGTTGAAAAAATCCTTTATCAACATACGGGAATGGGGGAATCAGGGGAATCATATATCGCTGGCGAAGATCTTATGATCCGGACCAAATCGCGTTTTTCTCCCAAAGATTCCTCACTAAATTTTTCTGTAAATAAAGAAGCTATTGAGCTTATAGAACCAGCAGGAAGGCAGCGGATAATATTAGACTATAGAGGGATCGAAGTACTGTCGGCAAATAGTAAAATTGAATTAGGAGGGCTAAAATGGACTATACTTACAGAAATTGATTTGGAAGAAGCTATGCAGCCGATCAACACGATCAGAGCCAACGTTTTTGGTACAAGCATGCTGGTTTTCATCTTGGTGATATTAGTCACCCTTTACCTTTCCAACCGTCTAACAGAACCAATTATAAATGTGCAAAATGTGGTGAAGAAATTCGCTATGGGAGAATTTAAGGCAAAGGTTCGCCACAACTCCCCCGAGCCTTCCGATGAGATCTCGGACATGATGGTTTCCATAAACTCACTCGGAGAAAAGCTTACCAAACTAGCACGAGTAGCCGATGAAATCGGCAATGGTAATTTCGATATAAAATTTACCCCACTAGGAGAAAATGACATTTTGGGTTTAGCTATTTTGCAAATGCGCAATAAGCTCAAATTTTCGAAAGAAATGGAGGCTACCGCCACCAGAAAACAACAGCTTGCCTTTGTGAACGGACAGGAAAATGAACGAAAAAGGGTAGCAAGAGAACTCCACGACGGTATAAGCCAGATGGTTTCAGCAGCAAGGTTCAACGTAAGCGCCATTCGCTCTGATGTAGAACTCCGAGATGGTGCCAAAGATATTTTGGACGATACGATTAAGGAGATAAAACGTATTTCCCATAACCTCATGCCAAGGCTCTTAGAGGATTTTGGGCTGAAAGCCGCGTTGAAACAGCTATGCCAAGAATCTAAGACTCAAGGCGACTTCCAAATCTATTTTGAATTTGATAGTCAGCTAAAAAAACTCCCACTATCAAGGGAAATTGCGCTATGTCTTTTTAGAATTGCACAAGAAGGGCTTAACAATATAGTAAAATACGCCGAAGCTTACACCGTATGGCTAATGCTCAAACTGAAAGAAGATAAAGTAGTTTTACTACTGAAAGATGACGGCATAGGCTTCTTGCCCGATGACGAGATAAAAGAAAACCCCCATCATAATGGACTCAAAAATATCATCACAAGGACATCTTTGGTGAATGGCAATTTCCATATTGATGCCGAGCAAGACGGCGGCACTGAAATAAAAGTAGAAATACCCTTACAGATTAAAGCAGACAAGGCATGA
- a CDS encoding L-threonylcarbamoyladenylate synthase gives MKPIGHIHTLSTRRNAIMAEFIKLYEENPQEVKIRKIAQVLKNGGLIIYPTDTVYGIGCDLFNQRAIQRLCHLKGVKPDKLNFSFLCSDLSDLSLYAKAIPNNIFKLMKKVLPGPYTFILHSNSRVPKIVNAKKKQVGIRVPNNNIIKMLVQELGNPIISSSIKDDDEVLEYQTDPELIFEKFEKLVDVVIDGGFGHNTASTVVDCTSDEPEVVRYGLGEIDSYI, from the coding sequence TTGAAACCAATTGGACATATTCACACACTAAGCACGAGGAGGAATGCTATTATGGCCGAGTTTATAAAACTTTATGAGGAAAACCCACAAGAGGTTAAAATAAGAAAGATCGCCCAGGTTTTGAAAAATGGAGGATTGATTATTTACCCGACCGATACGGTGTATGGTATTGGTTGCGATTTGTTCAACCAAAGAGCTATACAGCGGCTTTGCCACCTTAAAGGTGTAAAACCAGACAAACTGAATTTTTCCTTTTTGTGCTCCGACCTTAGCGACCTTAGCTTATATGCCAAGGCTATCCCCAACAATATTTTTAAGTTGATGAAAAAAGTGCTGCCTGGGCCCTACACGTTCATTTTACACTCCAATAGCCGTGTGCCCAAAATTGTGAATGCAAAAAAGAAACAGGTGGGAATTAGGGTACCCAACAACAATATCATCAAAATGCTGGTGCAAGAACTCGGTAACCCTATAATATCTAGCTCCATCAAAGACGATGATGAAGTGCTAGAATACCAAACCGACCCTGAATTGATCTTTGAAAAGTTTGAAAAATTAGTAGATGTGGTAATCGACGGAGGATTTGGGCACAACACTGCTTCAACCGTAGTCGATTGTACTTCAGACGAACCAGAAGTGGTGCGCTACGGCTTGGGCGAGATAGATAGCTACATTTAA
- the secA gene encoding preprotein translocase subunit SecA: MMNFITKAISKIVGSKSDKDLKDLQPLVGTINDEHRKLTTVSDDALRAETDKIREEIDSYLKEIDGELDALHQQIADSPELDLDAKDAVFSQIDKLEEERNKKLEEVLMIVLPRAFAIMKETARRFAEHGKMTVTANQFDEELASKKDNVVIENGKATWLNEWDAAGQKVTWNMVHYDVQLIGGMVLHQGKIAEMATGEGKTLVATLPAFLNALARRGVHVITVNDYLAKRDSEWMAPLFEFHGLRTDCIDKHEPHSDGRKAAYASDIIYGTNNEFGFDYLRDNMSRNLDDQVQRKLHYAMVDEVDSVLIDDARTPLIISGPIPKGDEHEFFDLKPRVQKLIDYQQKEVKAFLNEAKKKLGDGNDEEGGLALLRAHRGLPKYKPLIKFLSEIGIKQKMQKSENFYLQENAKMMPEADKPLYFTIDEKNNSIDLTEKGLELITGEGEDKNFFVLPDIAIELSAIEKDESISEEERLKKKDALILDYTAKTQRIHTVNQLLKAYALFEKDTDYILVDGKVKIVDEQTGRVMEGRRYSDGLHQALEAKENVKIEDATQTYATVTLQNYFRMYHKLAGMTGTAETEAGEFWEIYKLDVVVIPTNRPIVRDDREDMVFKTVREKFNAVADEIQELVGKGRPVLVGTTSVEISEVLSRMLSMKKIDHQVLNAKQHAREADVVQNAGLPGTVTIATNMAGRGTDIKLHPDSKKAGGLAIVGTERHESRRVDRQLRGRSGRQGDPGSTQFFVSLEDNLMRLFGSDRIAKVMDRMGLQEGEVIQHSMITKSIERAQRKVEENNFAIRKRLLEYDDVMNSQREVIYKRRRNALQGERLQFDIMSNFYDVAQNIVENSIGDFEGFKINCLHSFGIDPKGITENDLEKGNPEDVAYKLYNEAYSHYLKKNEVIREQTLPVLSRIQEERGATVEEIVVPFSDGTKQIPIVVGLKDAVETKSQELVNKMEQNISLAIIDQNWKEHLREMDELKEQVQNARFEQKDPLLIYKFEAFELFKEFIGGINQESVSFLAKANVPQSEADDVKAAQRQKKQAPRLRESKADSGSVLSGGERQSAQGGAPRAPRQEVEVTKPIVSQKMPNRNDIVTVKYKDGTIKKDVKFKKVENDVRTEKCILM; encoded by the coding sequence ATAATGAACTTTATCACAAAAGCAATAAGCAAGATAGTAGGGAGTAAGTCGGACAAAGACTTGAAAGATCTCCAGCCACTAGTGGGGACTATTAACGATGAACACCGAAAGCTTACAACTGTTTCAGACGATGCGCTACGAGCAGAAACTGATAAAATAAGAGAAGAGATAGATTCTTATTTGAAAGAAATAGATGGAGAACTTGATGCGCTTCACCAGCAAATAGCAGATAGCCCTGAGCTAGACCTCGATGCCAAAGATGCTGTTTTTAGCCAAATAGATAAGCTAGAAGAAGAGAGGAACAAAAAGCTAGAAGAAGTGCTAATGATAGTGCTTCCCCGTGCTTTTGCCATCATGAAAGAAACGGCGCGCCGATTTGCCGAGCATGGTAAGATGACTGTAACTGCCAACCAGTTTGACGAGGAACTTGCCAGCAAGAAGGATAACGTAGTGATTGAAAATGGCAAAGCAACTTGGCTGAACGAATGGGATGCCGCTGGTCAGAAGGTTACGTGGAACATGGTTCATTACGATGTGCAGCTCATTGGTGGTATGGTGCTTCATCAAGGTAAAATTGCTGAGATGGCGACTGGTGAGGGTAAAACATTGGTAGCGACATTACCTGCCTTCCTCAATGCTTTGGCTAGGCGTGGTGTTCACGTAATTACGGTAAACGACTACTTGGCAAAAAGGGACTCCGAATGGATGGCGCCACTTTTCGAATTTCATGGACTCAGAACTGATTGCATAGATAAGCATGAACCGCATTCGGACGGAAGAAAAGCTGCTTATGCTAGCGATATTATATATGGTACGAACAACGAGTTCGGCTTTGACTACCTAAGGGACAATATGTCCAGAAACTTGGATGACCAAGTTCAGCGCAAGCTTCATTATGCCATGGTCGATGAGGTTGACTCCGTTTTGATCGATGATGCTCGTACTCCATTGATCATTTCTGGTCCTATCCCCAAAGGTGACGAACACGAGTTTTTTGACCTAAAACCAAGGGTTCAAAAGCTAATTGACTATCAGCAAAAAGAAGTAAAGGCCTTTTTGAACGAAGCCAAAAAGAAATTAGGCGATGGCAACGATGAAGAAGGAGGGTTGGCGCTTTTGAGGGCGCACAGAGGTTTGCCTAAGTACAAGCCTTTGATAAAGTTCTTGAGTGAGATAGGTATCAAGCAAAAAATGCAGAAGTCGGAAAACTTCTATTTGCAAGAAAATGCCAAGATGATGCCCGAGGCTGACAAGCCACTTTATTTCACCATCGACGAAAAAAACAACTCTATTGACCTAACCGAAAAAGGGCTGGAGTTGATCACTGGAGAAGGTGAAGACAAAAACTTTTTCGTACTTCCAGATATTGCCATCGAACTTTCGGCTATTGAAAAAGATGAGTCGATTTCCGAAGAAGAGCGTTTGAAAAAGAAAGATGCCCTCATTTTGGATTATACAGCCAAAACGCAGCGTATTCATACCGTAAACCAGCTTTTGAAAGCATATGCGCTTTTCGAGAAAGATACCGATTATATTTTGGTAGATGGAAAAGTGAAGATCGTAGATGAGCAGACGGGTAGGGTAATGGAAGGAAGAAGGTATTCGGATGGCTTGCACCAAGCGCTTGAGGCAAAAGAAAACGTGAAGATTGAAGATGCAACGCAGACGTATGCTACGGTAACTCTCCAAAACTACTTCAGGATGTACCACAAGCTTGCGGGTATGACGGGTACGGCGGAAACGGAAGCAGGCGAGTTTTGGGAAATATACAAATTGGACGTGGTAGTAATTCCTACCAACAGACCAATTGTTAGGGATGATAGAGAGGACATGGTTTTCAAAACTGTGCGAGAGAAATTTAATGCCGTGGCTGATGAAATTCAGGAATTGGTTGGAAAAGGAAGGCCTGTACTGGTTGGTACTACTTCCGTAGAGATCTCCGAAGTATTGAGTAGAATGCTCAGCATGAAAAAGATTGATCACCAAGTATTGAATGCGAAGCAGCACGCTCGTGAGGCAGATGTAGTCCAGAATGCTGGTTTGCCAGGAACAGTGACTATTGCTACCAACATGGCGGGTAGAGGTACGGATATCAAGCTTCACCCAGACTCTAAAAAAGCGGGAGGTTTGGCAATTGTAGGTACCGAAAGGCACGAATCGCGAAGGGTAGATAGGCAGTTGAGAGGTCGTTCGGGTAGGCAAGGTGATCCAGGATCTACCCAGTTCTTTGTCAGTTTGGAAGATAACCTGATGCGTTTGTTCGGTTCGGACAGAATTGCCAAGGTAATGGATAGAATGGGCTTGCAAGAAGGCGAGGTTATCCAGCATTCTATGATTACCAAGTCCATAGAAAGAGCGCAGCGAAAAGTAGAGGAAAATAACTTTGCCATCAGGAAGCGTCTATTGGAGTACGATGATGTAATGAACTCGCAGAGGGAAGTGATCTACAAACGTAGGAGAAATGCTCTTCAAGGCGAGCGCTTGCAGTTCGATATTATGAGCAATTTTTACGATGTAGCTCAAAATATAGTAGAGAATTCCATCGGAGATTTCGAAGGGTTCAAAATCAACTGCTTGCATTCATTTGGTATCGACCCAAAAGGTATCACCGAAAATGATCTTGAGAAAGGCAATCCTGAAGATGTGGCTTACAAGCTCTACAATGAAGCATATTCGCATTATCTCAAGAAAAATGAAGTAATTCGAGAGCAGACCTTGCCAGTGTTGAGCCGAATTCAGGAAGAGCGTGGCGCTACGGTAGAGGAAATAGTAGTGCCGTTCTCTGATGGAACAAAACAAATTCCGATAGTTGTTGGGCTAAAAGATGCGGTTGAGACCAAGAGCCAAGAGTTGGTAAATAAAATGGAGCAAAACATCTCGCTAGCTATTATTGACCAAAACTGGAAAGAGCACTTGAGGGAAATGGACGAACTGAAAGAGCAGGTGCAAAATGCAAGGTTCGAGCAAAAGGATCCCTTGTTGATTTATAAATTTGAAGCATTTGAACTTTTCAAAGAGTTTATTGGCGGCATCAACCAAGAAAGTGTATCGTTCTTGGCGAAGGCAAATGTTCCTCAGAGCGAGGCAGATGATGTAAAAGCAGCACAAAGGCAGAAAAAACAAGCGCCTAGGTTGAGAGAGTCGAAAGCGGATTCAGGTTCTGTGCTTTCGGGTGGAGAGAGGCAAAGTGCCCAAGGTGGTGCGCCAAGAGCTCCGAGGCAAGAGGTAGAAGTGACCAAGCCGATAGTGAGCCAGAAAATGCCAAATAGGAATGATATAGTTACGGTTAAATATAAAGACGGAACGATCAAAAAAGACGTCAAATTCAAGAAAGTTGAAAATGATGTTCGTACCGAAAAATGTATTTTGATGTAA
- a CDS encoding TonB-dependent receptor: MFGKLTTTLVFVFCFFYTTTNAQSPSISIKGKLLDAETGEPLIGATVFLLQPNDSTGMGKISNPEGIFEFPKVRPGNYKLRVTFVGYTKFEKNIAESSSNIDLGTFEITPSTETLDEVTIEQKAPIAVQKGDTTEFNAQSFKVNPDADAEDLIKKMPGVVVENGTVQAQGEDVQEVLVDGKKFFGNDPTLALRSLPAEVIEKIQVFDRMTDQSQFTGFDDGNRSKTINIITKPDKRNGKFGKIYGGVGSDERYHAGGNVNVFNGDRRISLIGQSNNVNVQNFSQEDLLGVVSSGSSRGGRGGGRRGGGGGGRSGGSGGDANDFLVGSQNGISQTSAFGLNYTDQWTEKIEVNGSYFFNMSGNDLNQITNQEFIIPNEENQFYEEVNRAESDNMNHRINMRIDYKIDSANSILFTPSLSLQSNQSITDIDAQTTQFGNLLNETSNFTNNDLDGYNYSGNLLYRHKFKKDRRTISFNIGSGANNNSGLNSLMAINNYPMDMPPLIDTLDQQTNIDVNGYNVSSSIRYTEPITKSGMLQLSYDVRYNNSESDRRTFAYLADDGEYSELDTALSNVFESEYTTHQVSTGYMHREGKSMFMVRAGYQMATLENSQQFPAEDQVKITYNNILPMAMYMYRVSRQKNLRIFYRTNTQQPSVTQLQNVVDNSNPLQISVGNPLLDQQYQHTVVGRYSSSNIDKASTFFVMLSSSMTDNYIANSTLIASRDTVVLDGVEMKAGSQLSLPTNLDGYWNIRSFITYGFPVGALKSNLNLNFGVTYSKIPSMVNFQKNFSNTTDFKTSIVLSSNISENVDFTLSSISTYNITTNSTQEAYNQTYVNQNTKGEFYWKFLPKTVFRTDVAHQYYVGLSDGFNQNYILWNASLAKNVLKDERGELKLTVFDLLNQNTSIQRNVNDAYIEDVQTNVLQRYLMLTFTYRIRHFGTASNRSQQRPDFERGGRPPFDGGGPPRGGRF; encoded by the coding sequence ATGTTCGGGAAACTTACAACAACATTGGTATTCGTCTTCTGCTTTTTTTATACAACTACGAATGCCCAATCTCCATCTATTTCTATAAAAGGCAAACTCTTGGATGCCGAAACCGGTGAGCCCCTCATTGGCGCTACGGTATTTCTTTTGCAGCCCAATGATTCTACTGGCATGGGCAAAATAAGCAACCCAGAAGGTATTTTCGAATTCCCAAAGGTCAGGCCTGGTAATTACAAACTCAGGGTCACCTTTGTGGGATATACCAAATTTGAAAAAAATATTGCAGAATCTAGCTCCAACATAGACCTAGGCACATTTGAAATAACCCCAAGTACCGAAACGCTAGATGAAGTTACTATTGAGCAAAAAGCCCCTATTGCCGTACAAAAAGGCGATACGACAGAGTTCAATGCCCAGTCCTTCAAGGTAAACCCCGATGCAGATGCGGAAGATCTAATAAAAAAAATGCCTGGAGTAGTAGTTGAAAATGGTACTGTACAAGCCCAAGGTGAAGACGTACAAGAAGTTCTTGTAGATGGGAAAAAGTTTTTCGGCAACGACCCTACCTTGGCTTTACGCTCCCTGCCTGCCGAGGTAATTGAGAAAATCCAAGTCTTTGACCGCATGACCGACCAATCCCAATTCACTGGGTTTGACGATGGAAACCGCTCTAAAACCATCAACATCATTACGAAGCCAGATAAAAGAAATGGCAAATTCGGGAAAATATACGGCGGGGTGGGAAGCGATGAACGCTACCATGCCGGTGGCAATGTAAATGTGTTTAACGGAGATAGACGGATTTCCCTTATTGGTCAATCGAATAATGTAAATGTTCAAAACTTCTCCCAAGAAGATTTACTTGGAGTGGTAAGCTCTGGATCTAGCAGGGGGGGAAGAGGAGGAGGTCGCCGTGGCGGTGGAGGCGGAGGAAGAAGTGGAGGATCTGGAGGAGATGCCAACGACTTCTTGGTGGGTTCGCAAAATGGTATTTCGCAAACTAGTGCTTTTGGCCTCAACTACACCGACCAGTGGACTGAAAAAATAGAGGTAAATGGAAGTTACTTTTTCAATATGAGTGGAAATGACCTTAACCAAATCACTAATCAGGAATTCATTATTCCAAATGAAGAGAACCAGTTTTACGAGGAAGTAAACAGAGCAGAAAGCGACAATATGAACCATAGAATCAATATGCGAATAGATTACAAAATTGATTCTGCCAACTCTATCCTTTTCACCCCATCGCTTAGCCTTCAAAGCAACCAATCTATTACGGACATAGATGCGCAGACTACGCAATTTGGGAACTTGCTGAACGAAACATCCAATTTTACCAACAATGACCTTGATGGATACAACTACAGCGGCAATTTACTTTACAGGCACAAGTTCAAGAAAGATAGAAGAACTATTTCATTCAACATAGGCTCAGGGGCAAATAACAATAGTGGGCTAAATAGCCTAATGGCTATCAATAACTACCCAATGGACATGCCTCCACTTATAGATACTTTAGACCAACAAACAAACATAGATGTAAACGGCTATAATGTTTCTTCGAGCATTCGCTACACAGAGCCTATTACTAAGTCGGGAATGCTTCAGTTGAGCTACGATGTAAGATACAATAACAGCGAATCGGACAGAAGAACATTTGCCTACTTAGCCGATGATGGGGAATATTCAGAACTTGACACGGCACTTTCCAATGTGTTCGAAAGCGAATATACTACCCACCAAGTGTCTACAGGCTATATGCACCGAGAAGGGAAATCGATGTTTATGGTAAGAGCGGGCTACCAAATGGCCACGCTGGAAAACAGCCAACAGTTCCCCGCCGAGGATCAGGTAAAAATAACGTACAACAACATTTTGCCAATGGCTATGTATATGTACCGTGTTTCGAGGCAGAAAAACTTGAGAATATTTTATCGTACAAACACGCAGCAGCCTTCGGTAACGCAACTCCAAAATGTAGTTGACAACTCCAATCCTTTACAAATATCAGTTGGTAACCCCCTACTTGATCAGCAATACCAGCATACTGTAGTTGGGCGTTACTCTTCTTCGAACATCGATAAGGCAAGTACTTTTTTTGTCATGCTTTCTAGCTCTATGACCGATAATTACATTGCCAACTCTACGCTCATTGCTAGTAGGGATACGGTGGTGCTTGACGGGGTAGAAATGAAAGCAGGCTCGCAACTTAGCCTGCCAACGAACTTAGATGGCTACTGGAACATCCGCTCTTTTATTACTTACGGATTTCCTGTGGGTGCGCTCAAAAGCAACTTGAACTTAAACTTTGGGGTAACTTATTCCAAAATCCCAAGCATGGTGAATTTTCAAAAGAACTTCTCTAACACTACCGATTTCAAAACAAGTATAGTATTGAGTAGCAATATCAGCGAAAATGTCGATTTTACTCTTTCTTCCATTTCTACTTATAATATCACCACCAACAGCACACAAGAAGCGTATAACCAGACCTATGTAAACCAAAATACGAAAGGGGAGTTTTACTGGAAGTTTCTACCAAAAACCGTATTCAGGACTGATGTCGCTCACCAATATTATGTGGGGCTTTCCGATGGGTTTAACCAGAACTATATCCTGTGGAATGCGAGCTTGGCTAAAAACGTATTGAAAGATGAACGAGGCGAACTAAAATTAACCGTGTTTGACTTGCTTAACCAAAACACCAGTATCCAACGAAACGTGAACGATGCTTACATTGAAGATGTGCAAACCAATGTGCTCCAACGCTACCTCATGCTCACTTTTACCTACAGAATTAGGCATTTTGGAACAGCATCTAACCGATCGCAACAAAGACCTGACTTTGAAAGAGGCGGTAGGCCTCCGTTTGATGGTGGTGGTCCTCCAAGAGGTGGTAGGTTTTAA